Proteins from a single region of Sporosarcina sp. P33:
- the mobB gene encoding molybdopterin-guanine dinucleotide biosynthesis protein B produces MGTVKTLHIVGFKNSGKTTLVSHWINVLKRRGLDVAVLKHHGHGGEPELPPAHTDTVQFLQSGAVSTLVAGGDMIQLIQNKERSFEQLKTLASSGKPDVLLIEGYKQEAGEKVVLIRNEEERKELESLPGIIQTADSADLFSDITLLDNWLQEWVEARQ; encoded by the coding sequence ATGGGAACTGTGAAGACGCTGCATATTGTCGGCTTTAAGAACAGTGGAAAGACTACGCTCGTGTCACATTGGATCAACGTTCTGAAACGCCGCGGATTGGATGTTGCCGTACTGAAGCATCACGGGCATGGCGGAGAACCGGAATTGCCCCCGGCGCACACTGACACGGTGCAGTTTCTTCAGTCAGGAGCTGTCTCGACCCTTGTGGCAGGCGGGGATATGATACAATTGATTCAAAATAAAGAACGTTCATTTGAACAGCTAAAGACACTGGCTTCGTCAGGCAAGCCGGATGTTTTATTAATAGAAGGTTATAAACAGGAAGCCGGGGAGAAAGTCGTGCTGATCCGTAATGAAGAAGAACGCAAGGAGCTGGAGTCACTGCCTGGAATTATCCAAACGGCGGACAGTGCGGATCTTTTTTCGGATATCACGCTGCTTGATAACTGGCTGCAAGAATGGGTGGAGGCGAGACAATGA
- a CDS encoding molybdenum cofactor biosynthesis protein MoaE translates to MKRFEITDTPINVQKYSDLVLHPAAGAVTVFTGHVREWTHGVRTLYLAYEAYVPMAEKKLAEIGAEMEAKWPGVQVAMAHRIGELKISDIAVVIAVSSPHRKEAYEANEYAIERIKEVVPIWKKEIWEDGEEWIGAQKKYPEKGSGSQ, encoded by the coding sequence ATGAAACGATTCGAAATTACAGACACGCCGATCAATGTGCAGAAGTACAGTGACCTCGTGCTGCATCCGGCAGCGGGTGCTGTGACGGTATTCACAGGACATGTTCGCGAGTGGACGCACGGCGTTCGGACGCTCTATCTTGCGTACGAAGCCTATGTGCCGATGGCGGAGAAGAAACTTGCTGAAATCGGCGCGGAAATGGAAGCGAAATGGCCGGGGGTCCAGGTGGCCATGGCGCATCGGATTGGCGAACTGAAGATATCGGACATTGCCGTTGTCATCGCAGTATCATCGCCGCACCGCAAAGAAGCGTATGAAGCGAATGAATACGCAATCGAACGCATCAAAGAAGTCGTGCCGATCTGGAAGAAGGAAATCTGGGAAGACGGCGAAGAATGGATCGGTGCACAGAAAAAATATCCAGAGAAAGGAAGCGGGTCGCAATGA
- the moaD gene encoding molybdopterin converting factor subunit 1, with the protein MITVHYFARLRELTGKGEELLDQAPLTVEELLDWAEETYPGFGKETIHVAVNEEYARKEDIIQAGDVCAFIPPVSGG; encoded by the coding sequence ATGATTACAGTTCATTACTTTGCAAGGCTTCGGGAGTTGACGGGTAAGGGAGAAGAATTGTTGGATCAGGCTCCTTTGACAGTGGAAGAGTTACTGGACTGGGCGGAAGAGACGTACCCTGGTTTTGGCAAAGAAACGATCCATGTGGCGGTGAATGAAGAATACGCACGCAAAGAAGACATCATTCAGGCAGGAGATGTCTGCGCGTTCATTCCGCCAGTGAGCGGCGGATGA
- a CDS encoding molybdenum cofactor guanylyltransferase: MKETAGILLAGGQSRRFGSPKAFAVHEGKSYYRYSLDALHAFCDETIVVARPEFAELFPEADHVTTDLEAFSGMGPLAGILSAMETVPAQRYVVLPCDMPFIEAGVIGKLLDLHKGDVSAVTVEGKRHPLVSVWECYVKPTIRQALLDGNRRVMHVQSQHEGQWIEGNLLTDTPGITFKNVNTPCELERG, translated from the coding sequence ATGAAAGAGACGGCCGGGATTTTACTGGCAGGCGGACAGTCTCGGCGCTTCGGCTCGCCTAAAGCGTTTGCGGTGCATGAAGGAAAATCATACTACCGCTATTCACTCGATGCATTGCATGCTTTTTGCGATGAAACGATCGTCGTGGCGCGTCCTGAATTCGCGGAATTATTTCCTGAAGCCGACCATGTGACGACGGATCTGGAAGCGTTTTCCGGCATGGGGCCTCTTGCGGGGATATTATCTGCCATGGAAACAGTGCCTGCACAGCGTTACGTCGTATTGCCGTGCGATATGCCGTTCATCGAGGCAGGAGTCATCGGGAAATTGCTCGATCTGCATAAAGGAGATGTATCGGCTGTAACTGTAGAAGGAAAACGTCATCCGCTCGTTTCGGTCTGGGAGTGCTACGTGAAACCGACAATACGGCAGGCGCTGCTGGACGGCAACCGCCGTGTCATGCACGTGCAGTCACAGCATGAAGGGCAATGGATTGAAGGGAATTTGCTGACAGATACACCCGGCATTACGTTTAAAAATGTCAATACGCCATGTGAATTGGAAAGGGGATGA
- the moaA gene encoding GTP 3',8-cyclase MoaA, giving the protein MKKMNAIVDQLGRPIRDLRISVTDRCNFRCTYCMPKEIFGDDFTFLAKNELLSFEEIERLAKIFADLGVKKLRLTGGEPLMRRNLPELIQKLHDIEGIEDIGLTTNAVLLGQYAQPLYDAGLRRLNISLDALDAELFGQINGRGISPELVLKNIQKAQDIGFTIKVNMVVQKGVNESEILPMADYFKERGITLRYIEFMDVGNDNGWSFEKVVTKKEIYGMLAAKYDMEPAEEDYYGEVAKRYRYKGTNSEVGFITSVSESFCSTCTRSRLSSEGKLYTCLFASEGFDVRELIRSGKTNEELFDAIANVWRGRKDRYSDERTEQTVKNRKKIDMNYIGG; this is encoded by the coding sequence ATGAAGAAGATGAATGCCATTGTAGATCAGCTTGGACGCCCGATTCGGGATTTGCGTATTTCTGTGACTGACCGCTGTAATTTCCGCTGCACATACTGCATGCCAAAAGAAATATTTGGTGATGATTTTACGTTTTTAGCAAAAAATGAACTGCTGTCATTTGAGGAAATAGAACGCTTGGCAAAGATTTTCGCCGATTTAGGTGTGAAAAAACTGCGTTTGACAGGCGGAGAGCCGCTGATGCGCCGTAATTTGCCTGAGCTGATCCAGAAGCTTCACGACATCGAAGGAATTGAAGACATCGGTCTAACAACAAATGCAGTGCTGCTCGGACAATACGCACAGCCGCTCTACGACGCAGGGCTGCGCCGTCTGAACATCAGTCTGGACGCATTGGACGCAGAACTGTTTGGCCAGATCAACGGCCGTGGCATTTCACCTGAACTCGTTCTCAAAAACATTCAAAAAGCACAAGACATCGGCTTTACGATCAAAGTAAATATGGTCGTGCAAAAAGGAGTCAATGAAAGTGAAATCCTTCCAATGGCCGACTATTTCAAGGAGCGCGGTATTACGCTGCGCTACATCGAATTCATGGATGTCGGAAATGACAATGGCTGGAGCTTTGAAAAAGTGGTCACGAAGAAAGAAATCTACGGCATGCTGGCTGCGAAATATGATATGGAGCCTGCAGAAGAAGACTACTACGGCGAAGTGGCAAAGCGCTATCGCTACAAAGGAACAAATTCAGAGGTTGGTTTCATTACCTCAGTTTCCGAATCTTTCTGCTCAACGTGCACCCGCTCACGGCTGTCGTCTGAAGGGAAGTTATACACTTGCCTTTTCGCTTCCGAAGGTTTTGACGTCCGGGAATTAATTCGCTCGGGAAAAACGAATGAAGAGTTATTCGATGCAATTGCGAACGTCTGGAGAGGCAGAAAAGACCGCTATTCCGATGAACGCACAGAGCAGACGGTGAAAAACCGTAAGAAAATTGATATGAATTATATCGGCGGCTAA
- a CDS encoding D-glycerate dehydrogenase has product MKPTVYICRQMPEDVVAPLRDQYEVRMWESASEAVPRDVLMKEAASADALWTVISDQIDEEILDAAAELKLIVNMAVGYNNIDVKAANARGIIVTNTPDVLTETTADLAFALLMATARDLIGAENTLREGRWTSWEPLGFTGTDVYGATLGIVGMGRIGEAVMRRAKGFDMDVLYHNRSRKSEMEDMYGCRYAELSDLLASSDFVLILVPFNEETKGMIGEKELAQMKESGILINVARGGIVDEDALFDALRTKKIHAAGLDVFETEPVPLDHPLLTLPNLTVLPHIGSATVKTRKAMMKRNVEALQAFARGEEPNHQVQG; this is encoded by the coding sequence GTGAAACCAACAGTATATATTTGCCGGCAAATGCCGGAGGATGTCGTGGCGCCTCTTCGTGATCAGTACGAAGTGCGCATGTGGGAGTCTGCAAGTGAAGCGGTGCCGCGCGATGTATTGATGAAAGAAGCGGCATCAGCAGACGCACTGTGGACGGTCATTTCTGATCAAATTGATGAAGAAATACTGGACGCCGCCGCGGAATTAAAGCTAATTGTCAATATGGCGGTCGGCTATAATAATATCGACGTCAAAGCAGCGAACGCACGGGGCATAATCGTGACAAATACGCCAGATGTACTTACTGAAACGACAGCAGATCTCGCATTTGCTTTATTGATGGCAACAGCGCGTGATCTGATCGGTGCAGAAAACACACTGCGTGAAGGACGCTGGACGTCATGGGAACCGCTTGGATTTACGGGCACCGATGTTTACGGCGCCACTCTTGGCATTGTCGGCATGGGGCGGATCGGCGAAGCAGTGATGAGACGCGCGAAAGGATTTGACATGGACGTGCTTTATCATAACCGCAGCCGGAAGTCTGAAATGGAAGACATGTACGGCTGCCGCTATGCAGAGCTTTCCGATCTGCTCGCGTCATCGGATTTCGTACTTATTCTTGTGCCGTTCAATGAAGAGACGAAGGGCATGATTGGTGAGAAGGAACTGGCGCAGATGAAAGAGTCGGGAATTCTGATCAATGTGGCGCGCGGCGGGATTGTGGATGAAGACGCATTGTTCGATGCGCTGCGCACAAAGAAGATTCATGCGGCAGGGCTGGACGTTTTTGAAACGGAGCCTGTTCCGCTTGACCATCCGCTGCTGACGCTGCCGAACCTCACCGTGCTGCCGCATATCGGGAGTGCGACTGTAAAGACACGGAAGGCGATGATGAAGCGTAATGTGGAAGCGCTGCAGGCGTTTGCGCGTGGTGAGGAGCCGAATCATCAGGTGCAGGGGTAG
- a CDS encoding TetR/AcrR family transcriptional regulator produces MNDRKKHVLHIAKLLFIENGFHTTSIQDILNAAQISKGTFYNYFSSKNECLMAILRDAHYASYLRRNELAIGKDLADPVLLTKQIEIRLTMNREQNLLSLFETVIHSPDDELRLFVKQMYFRELVWLAKRLTDVYGEEVKPYSYDCASLVFGFIQHSLNTLKTSSTEEIDTIRIVEFVMQRMEVIVPDIVKKDAHLLSEDLIEEMLTGAEFYPMTPEMLTDSLKTFIGELPDGDDAGKLYSQFLLDELSAKQPRIYLLESVVRSFRQAFEGSPSQLQAIELSAAVWLYINKSRRT; encoded by the coding sequence ATGAATGACCGAAAAAAACATGTCTTACATATCGCAAAACTGCTGTTCATAGAAAACGGCTTTCACACTACTTCGATTCAAGACATTTTGAATGCAGCCCAGATTTCAAAGGGAACTTTTTATAATTACTTCTCTTCTAAGAACGAATGCCTGATGGCTATTTTGCGCGACGCTCATTACGCAAGCTATTTACGGCGAAACGAACTTGCGATCGGCAAAGACTTGGCAGATCCCGTTCTGCTCACTAAACAAATTGAAATCCGTTTGACTATGAACCGCGAACAGAATCTGCTATCACTTTTTGAAACGGTTATCCATTCACCCGACGATGAACTCCGGCTGTTCGTCAAGCAGATGTATTTCCGCGAACTCGTATGGCTTGCCAAACGGCTTACTGACGTTTACGGAGAAGAAGTGAAGCCCTACTCCTATGATTGCGCATCATTGGTTTTCGGCTTCATTCAGCATTCGCTGAACACTTTGAAAACCTCCTCGACAGAAGAAATCGATACGATAAGGATCGTGGAATTTGTTATGCAGCGGATGGAAGTTATCGTGCCGGACATCGTCAAGAAGGATGCGCATTTACTTTCTGAGGATCTGATTGAAGAAATGCTGACGGGCGCAGAGTTTTATCCGATGACGCCTGAGATGCTGACCGACAGCTTGAAGACATTTATCGGCGAGCTGCCGGACGGTGACGATGCAGGCAAATTGTACAGTCAGTTTCTGCTCGATGAACTGTCCGCAAAGCAGCCCCGAATCTACCTGCTGGAGTCCGTCGTGCGCTCCTTCCGTCAAGCTTTCGAAGGCAGCCCGAGCCAACTGCAGGCCATCGAACTGTCAGCAGCGGTCTGGCTGTATATTAACAAGTCGCGGCGAACATAA
- a CDS encoding DHA2 family efflux MFS transporter permease subunit — protein sequence MAESIEIKKMHEKPPYGIIAILFIGAFVAILNNTLLNIALPVIMKEFSITPSAVQWLTTGYMLVNGIMIPASAFFIQKFTNRKIFITAMVLFSLGTFLAIVAPTFSLLVVARMIQASGSALMMPLLMNVMLTAFPVEKRGAALGMFGLVMFTAPAIGPTLSGYIVENYSWRTLFEIVLPISVLTLLLAIFKLKNITPNRDVRVNVLSLILSSIGFGSLLYGFSSAGEKGWGSPLVYGMIALGTVALVLFILRQLSMKEPMLDFRIYKYPMFALASVISMVLAVAMFSGMILTPLYVQNVRGISPLDAGLLMLPGAVLMGIMSPITGRLFDKYGPRMLVYTGLAISVIATYLFSRLQLDTGYYYLMGLYTFRMFGLSMVMMPVMTNGMNSLPMHSNPHGTAMNNTLQQVSGAIGSALLLTLMTGRLDKSAAAQASELAASGVDISAKAEEIERIAMLDGVNHAFFISTIVTLGALILSLFIRRVMPPSNIQTDEALEESEK from the coding sequence ATGGCAGAATCAATAGAAATTAAGAAAATGCATGAAAAACCGCCTTATGGGATTATAGCGATTTTGTTTATTGGTGCATTTGTTGCGATCTTGAATAATACATTGCTGAATATTGCCTTGCCCGTCATTATGAAGGAGTTTTCCATTACTCCGTCAGCTGTTCAATGGCTGACGACAGGCTATATGCTTGTCAACGGGATTATGATTCCGGCGAGTGCATTTTTCATTCAGAAGTTTACGAACAGAAAAATCTTTATCACAGCAATGGTGCTCTTCTCGTTAGGGACGTTCCTTGCGATTGTCGCACCTACATTTTCATTGCTGGTTGTTGCACGGATGATTCAGGCATCGGGTTCAGCACTGATGATGCCATTATTAATGAATGTCATGCTGACGGCGTTCCCGGTTGAGAAACGGGGAGCGGCGCTCGGGATGTTCGGTCTGGTAATGTTCACTGCGCCGGCAATCGGGCCGACACTATCAGGTTATATCGTAGAGAACTATTCGTGGCGGACATTGTTTGAAATCGTCTTGCCCATTTCCGTGCTGACTTTGTTGCTGGCTATTTTTAAATTGAAGAACATTACGCCGAATCGTGATGTCCGTGTAAATGTTCTGTCGCTTATTCTGTCCAGTATTGGTTTCGGCAGTTTGCTGTATGGCTTTAGTTCTGCTGGGGAAAAGGGCTGGGGATCTCCGCTGGTATACGGCATGATTGCGCTGGGTACAGTGGCACTCGTACTGTTCATTCTTAGACAATTGAGCATGAAAGAACCGATGCTCGACTTCCGGATTTACAAATATCCGATGTTTGCGCTGGCTTCTGTCATCTCGATGGTGTTGGCTGTAGCGATGTTCTCCGGTATGATTTTGACGCCGCTGTATGTGCAGAACGTCCGCGGGATTTCTCCGCTCGATGCAGGGCTGCTGATGCTGCCAGGAGCAGTGCTGATGGGAATTATGTCGCCGATTACAGGCAGGCTGTTTGATAAATATGGGCCGCGTATGCTCGTCTACACAGGACTTGCCATTTCCGTCATCGCAACCTATTTATTCAGCCGCCTGCAGCTGGATACAGGGTACTATTATTTGATGGGACTGTATACGTTCCGGATGTTCGGACTGTCTATGGTCATGATGCCTGTTATGACGAATGGAATGAATTCCTTGCCGATGCACTCCAATCCGCACGGTACGGCAATGAATAATACATTGCAGCAAGTGTCCGGTGCCATCGGATCAGCATTGTTACTGACACTTATGACTGGCCGGCTGGATAAGTCGGCTGCTGCTCAGGCAAGTGAATTGGCGGCTTCGGGTGTGGATATTTCTGCGAAGGCTGAAGAAATTGAACGCATCGCGATGCTGGATGGAGTCAATCACGCATTCTTCATTTCAACAATCGTTACGCTTGGCGCATTGATATTGTCGCTGTTCATCCGACGGGTCATGCCGCCTAGTAATATACAGACTGATGAAGCTCTGGAAGAGTCTGAAAAGTAG
- a CDS encoding aldehyde dehydrogenase family protein yields the protein MKLTNYIGGVWQKEAARYTAVLNPANGEELAQVPLSSDEEVRQAVAAAKKAQKKWALVPAPKRADYLYEIGRLMKDRKEHLSQVLTKEMGKVIEEARGEVQEGIDMAFYMAGEGRRLFGETVPSELQDKFAMSVRAPIGVVGLITPWNFPIAIATWKSFPAIVAGNTFVWKPATETPLMAHEMSLIFEEAGLPHGVANIVYGSGSDVGTALIEHPDVRVISFTGSTETGRHVAELGGRHLKKVSLEMGGKNAVIVMDDADLELAVEGILWSAFGTAGQRCTACSRVIVHEKVKEELQKRLVESMKELTMGDGLDETVKVGPVINEKALKKIEKYIEIGKEEGAILAAGGNVLRDGKFADGHYFEPTLFADVAWDSRLAQEEIFGPVVSLITVGSLDEAIEVNNSVAYGLSSSIFSQDVNKVFRAQRDLDTGIVYINAGTTGAEIHLPFGGTKGTGNGHRDSGVAALDVFTEWKSIYVDYSGKLQRAQIDTE from the coding sequence ATGAAACTGACTAACTATATCGGTGGCGTCTGGCAGAAGGAAGCGGCTCGCTATACCGCCGTACTCAACCCGGCGAACGGAGAAGAACTGGCGCAAGTTCCGCTGTCTTCAGATGAAGAGGTGCGGCAGGCGGTGGCTGCTGCTAAAAAAGCGCAGAAAAAATGGGCGCTGGTTCCGGCACCGAAACGTGCAGATTATCTCTATGAAATCGGACGGCTGATGAAAGACAGAAAAGAACACCTCTCGCAAGTATTGACGAAAGAAATGGGTAAAGTAATAGAAGAGGCGCGCGGTGAAGTGCAAGAGGGAATTGACATGGCGTTCTATATGGCAGGAGAAGGCCGCAGACTGTTCGGCGAAACAGTTCCGTCCGAGCTGCAAGATAAATTTGCGATGAGCGTACGTGCCCCAATCGGCGTAGTCGGGCTCATCACCCCATGGAATTTCCCGATTGCCATCGCCACGTGGAAATCGTTCCCGGCAATCGTCGCGGGCAATACGTTCGTTTGGAAACCGGCAACGGAAACGCCGCTGATGGCGCACGAAATGTCATTGATTTTTGAAGAAGCGGGCTTGCCGCATGGCGTAGCGAACATCGTCTATGGCTCAGGAAGTGATGTTGGCACTGCGCTGATCGAACATCCCGACGTGCGCGTTATTTCCTTTACGGGTTCAACCGAAACGGGCCGTCATGTCGCGGAATTGGGCGGGCGTCATTTGAAAAAAGTATCGCTGGAAATGGGCGGAAAAAACGCGGTCATCGTAATGGATGACGCGGATCTTGAGCTGGCGGTTGAAGGGATTTTGTGGAGCGCATTCGGTACGGCAGGACAGCGCTGTACAGCCTGCAGCCGTGTCATCGTACATGAAAAGGTAAAAGAAGAGCTGCAGAAACGTCTCGTCGAAAGCATGAAAGAACTGACGATGGGCGACGGACTGGATGAAACAGTAAAAGTCGGTCCGGTGATCAATGAAAAAGCATTGAAGAAAATAGAAAAGTATATTGAAATCGGCAAAGAAGAAGGGGCGATTCTAGCTGCGGGCGGAAATGTCTTGCGTGACGGTAAATTTGCGGACGGCCATTACTTCGAGCCGACTCTTTTCGCAGACGTTGCATGGGACAGCCGCCTGGCGCAGGAAGAAATATTTGGACCTGTCGTTTCATTGATTACAGTCGGCAGTCTGGATGAAGCAATCGAAGTGAATAACAGCGTCGCATATGGCCTGTCAAGTTCCATTTTCTCGCAGGATGTCAATAAAGTATTCCGTGCGCAGCGCGATCTGGATACAGGAATCGTCTATATCAATGCGGGAACGACAGGTGCAGAAATTCATTTGCCGTTTGGCGGAACGAAGGGTACAGGGAATGGACACCGTGACTCGGGTGTCGCCGCGCTGGACGTCTTTACGGAATGGAAGAGCATTTACGTCGATTACAGCGGGAAATTGCAGCGCGCGCAGATCGATACGGAGTGA
- a CDS encoding saccharopine dehydrogenase family protein has protein sequence MRVVVLGAGLMGKEVVRDLVKQDEVKKVYLADRAIRQAEDFAEQLMNEKLDILLLDANNEVQLSDVIGLGDIVVNALFYTFNEQVARCAVERGVHVVDLGGHIGGATEKVLSLHEQAAAKGVTLIPDLGVAPGMINILSGYGASMLDETQSIRLFVGGVPVDPKPPLNYNVVFSLEGLFDHYTDSSRVIREGKVLELPSLSEVEALEFDGYGMMEAFHTSGGTSTLLESFPDVETLEYKTIRYPGHAEKIQVLVDLGLLSREPAIQVDGKPLRVRDVMLAHLTPQLRLGDQSDAVLLRVIVGGKKDGVEQTVTFNMITEKDQSINETAMARATANTISVVAQMIGNGVITKRGAYPPEKVVPGERYIEEMKKRGVVIDVQRA, from the coding sequence ATGAGAGTTGTCGTATTAGGTGCAGGATTAATGGGGAAAGAAGTTGTTCGCGACTTAGTGAAGCAGGACGAAGTGAAAAAAGTGTATCTCGCTGACCGGGCAATCCGGCAGGCAGAAGATTTCGCGGAGCAGCTGATGAATGAAAAGCTCGATATTTTATTGCTGGATGCCAACAATGAAGTGCAGCTGAGCGATGTCATCGGACTTGGTGATATCGTGGTCAACGCCCTGTTCTATACATTCAATGAACAGGTTGCCCGCTGCGCGGTGGAACGCGGGGTGCACGTTGTTGATCTGGGCGGCCATATCGGCGGAGCGACGGAAAAAGTTCTGTCTCTGCATGAACAGGCAGCGGCTAAAGGTGTGACACTCATTCCCGATCTCGGTGTGGCGCCGGGCATGATCAATATTTTATCAGGGTACGGCGCGTCGATGCTTGATGAAACGCAGTCGATCAGACTATTTGTCGGCGGTGTGCCAGTTGATCCGAAGCCTCCGCTGAACTATAACGTTGTTTTTTCATTGGAAGGTTTATTCGATCATTACACGGATTCCTCGCGGGTCATCCGGGAAGGAAAGGTGCTGGAATTGCCTTCATTATCGGAAGTAGAAGCGCTTGAATTCGATGGCTATGGCATGATGGAAGCTTTCCATACGTCAGGCGGCACATCGACGCTGCTTGAGTCATTCCCTGACGTTGAAACGCTGGAATATAAGACGATTCGCTATCCCGGTCACGCAGAAAAAATTCAAGTGCTCGTGGATTTAGGTCTGCTGTCGCGGGAACCGGCCATCCAAGTCGACGGGAAACCGCTGCGCGTGCGCGATGTCATGCTCGCCCACTTGACGCCGCAATTGCGTCTTGGTGATCAATCGGATGCCGTATTGCTCCGAGTCATTGTTGGCGGGAAAAAAGATGGCGTGGAACAAACGGTAACATTCAATATGATTACTGAAAAAGACCAGTCAATTAATGAAACGGCAATGGCACGTGCGACAGCCAACACCATTTCGGTTGTAGCGCAAATGATCGGCAATGGTGTCATTACGAAAAGAGGTGCGTATCCGCCTGAAAAAGTCGTGCCGGGTGAACGATATATTGAAGAAATGAAGAAACGCGGAGTTGTCATTGACGTACAACGGGCCTGA
- a CDS encoding GNAT family N-acetyltransferase produces MNKQTLNTQQMGLQHLATNRRTVNKLFEFVLVDFEFLDHIPFPIMRSALKKKILHAVYLTDGINVYGYAIYQRIPKYGGIHVLYLAIAPDYRSFGLGSILLQRLNAMSPEGILLEVEDPDFAKNESELSVRTRRIAFYERNGLMLNKTVKLTNFKHPLLLMTSTELPPLNGRSFRQFYRQLYNRVYRVPIGKIAINARVVKE; encoded by the coding sequence ATGAACAAACAAACTCTCAACACACAACAAATGGGATTACAGCATCTGGCAACGAATCGAAGAACAGTAAATAAATTATTCGAATTTGTTTTGGTGGACTTCGAATTTTTGGACCACATCCCTTTTCCCATCATGCGGTCAGCATTGAAGAAAAAGATATTGCATGCTGTGTATTTAACGGATGGAATAAATGTATACGGCTATGCGATTTACCAGCGTATTCCGAAATACGGCGGCATTCATGTGCTGTACTTGGCGATTGCGCCTGATTATCGTTCATTCGGACTGGGCAGTATCCTGCTGCAGCGTCTGAACGCTATGTCGCCGGAAGGAATTTTATTGGAAGTGGAAGATCCGGACTTTGCGAAGAATGAAAGTGAATTGTCCGTCCGTACGCGGCGCATAGCATTTTACGAACGCAACGGGCTGATGCTCAACAAAACGGTGAAACTGACAAACTTCAAACATCCGTTACTGTTGATGACGAGTACAGAGCTGCCGCCATTGAACGGACGCAGTTTCCGGCAGTTCTATCGGCAGTTGTATAATCGTGTGTATCGCGTGCCAATCGGAAAGATTGCGATAAATGCACGTGTTGTAAAAGAATAG
- a CDS encoding acyl-CoA dehydrogenase family protein, whose protein sequence is MDFTFTDEQKMLRKTARQFVDAEIMPHIAKWDAQGSFDPVIWKRLADLGFMGVCVPEKYGGSGMDYNSLAILCEELERGDTAFRTAVSVHIGLNCMTLMQWGTEEQKQKYLVPQAKGEKVGAFGLTEPGAGSDVSAIQTHAVRDGSDYVLNGQKTWISLCDSADHFLVFAYTDKSKKHHGISAFIVERTMPGFSSKAIKGKYGIRSGNTGELFFEDVRVPAENLLGDEGEGFKIAMSALDNGRFTVAAGAVGLLYACLEASIEYASARETFGKKIGEHQLVQQMIAKMEAGYQMSRLLVYRAGELKNSGLRNTRETSLAKWQACDFANQAADDAVQIHGAYGYSDEYPVARYLRNSKAPVIYEGTREIHTIMQADYVLGKRSDKKLHRMLPKWPFEG, encoded by the coding sequence ATGGACTTTACATTTACAGATGAACAAAAAATGCTGCGAAAGACAGCCAGGCAGTTTGTCGATGCCGAAATTATGCCGCATATCGCGAAGTGGGATGCGCAGGGAAGCTTTGATCCGGTGATTTGGAAACGGCTCGCGGACCTCGGTTTTATGGGTGTCTGTGTACCGGAGAAGTATGGCGGCAGCGGCATGGACTATAATTCATTGGCAATTTTATGCGAGGAACTGGAGCGTGGTGACACGGCATTTCGAACGGCGGTTTCTGTGCATATCGGTTTGAATTGTATGACACTGATGCAGTGGGGAACGGAAGAGCAGAAGCAAAAGTATTTGGTGCCACAGGCAAAAGGCGAGAAAGTCGGTGCATTTGGACTGACGGAACCAGGTGCAGGCTCAGATGTTTCTGCAATTCAGACACACGCGGTTCGTGACGGCAGTGACTATGTGTTAAACGGACAGAAAACCTGGATCTCGCTCTGTGATTCGGCAGATCATTTTCTTGTTTTCGCCTATACCGATAAATCCAAAAAGCATCACGGCATCAGCGCATTTATTGTGGAACGGACGATGCCCGGATTTTCGTCGAAAGCAATAAAAGGAAAATACGGAATCCGTTCGGGCAATACAGGGGAATTATTTTTTGAAGATGTCCGTGTGCCGGCAGAGAACTTGCTCGGAGATGAAGGAGAAGGCTTTAAAATTGCTATGTCGGCGCTTGATAATGGACGCTTTACTGTGGCAGCAGGAGCCGTCGGGCTATTATATGCCTGTCTGGAAGCGAGCATAGAGTATGCGTCGGCACGTGAAACTTTCGGCAAGAAGATCGGGGAGCATCAGCTCGTGCAGCAAATGATTGCGAAGATGGAAGCCGGTTACCAAATGAGCCGTCTGCTTGTATATCGGGCAGGTGAACTGAAAAACAGCGGGCTGCGTAATACACGTGAGACCTCCCTTGCGAAATGGCAGGCATGTGATTTTGCCAATCAGGCTGCAGACGATGCGGTGCAGATTCACGGCGCATATGGCTATTCAGATGAGTATCCCGTTGCGCGCTATTTACGGAATTCCAAAGCACCGGTTATTTACGAAGGCACACGTGAAATTCATACAATCATGCAAGCAGATTATGTGCTGGGAAAACGAAGTGATAAGAAACTGCATCGCATGCTGCCGAAATGGCCGTTTGAGGGATGA